A portion of the Jaculus jaculus isolate mJacJac1 chromosome 5, mJacJac1.mat.Y.cur, whole genome shotgun sequence genome contains these proteins:
- the Cnksr1 gene encoding connector enhancer of kinase suppressor of ras 1 isoform X1, translated as MEPVEAWTPGKVAAWLRGIDDSLQDYPFEDWRLPGKYLLQLCPRSLEALTVWPLGHQELILDALEQLRALSSNLQTENLQSLAKRLLEGTQAFQSLVQGRLRDCAETPADVLSAAVELVHKARALLSWLNRYLFSHLNDFSACQEIGVLCGELGQVLQEDCPEVEKESRVLRICNHVAGICHNILSCSPEELLEQRAVLEQVQLDDPSGLEIHTTSNCLHFVSHVSAQVPTDSRLQILPGDEVVQINEQVVVGWSHPNVVRELLRESVGVSLVLKKIPVPETPPQTPLDSPHLESQSLPVAPLSPRVPSEGLFAFDLPADPSRGPSPAWTDSFKASAESTSADPEPLPVSSEPPATFPAEIAEPLGPSEQEHRDKSPVLGRKKSKGVATKLSRRRVSCRELGQPDCDGWLLLRKVPGGFMGPRWRRCWFVLKGHMLYWYRQSQDEKAEGLINVSNYSLESGHDQKKKYVFQLTHDVYKPFVFAADTLSDLSMWVRHLITCISKYQSPGRAPSAPEEDCYSETEAEDPDDEAGSRSSSPSPAQTWSPLHGNTSPVTSPMQRSPRTSFSSPADNSEVELEGMVRGLRQGGVSLLGQLQPLTHEQWRSSFMRRNRDPHLNERVHRVRALQSTLKAKLQELQALEEVLGDPELTGEKFRRWKEQNQELYTWGGVQAEGSSPALSSDSRGQSPQPLPSDPEESSQLPSLTPENNLQPPDL; from the exons ATGGAGCCGGTGGAGGCCTGGACCCCCGGGAAGGTGGCCGCTTGGCTGAGAG GCATTGATGATTCCCTGCAGGACTATCCCTTCGAGGACTGGAGGCTGCCTGGCAAGTACCTGTTGCAGCTCTGCCCCCGTAGCCTCGAGGCTCTGACCGTGTGGCCTCTGGGCCACCAGGAGCTCATCCTGGATGCGCTGGAACAGCTCCGGGCCCTG AGCTCCAACCTACAGACAGAGAACCTGCAGAGCCTGGCGAAGAGGCTGCTGGAAGGAACCCAGGCCTTCCAGAGCTTAGTGCAAGGCCGCCTGAGGGACTGTGCCGAGACCCCCGCCGATGTCCTCAGCGCTGCTGTGGAGCTAGTGCACAAGGCCCGGGCCCTCCTCTCCTGGCTCAACAG GTACCTCTTCTCCCACTTAAACGACTTCTCTGCCTGCCAGGAGATCGGGGTATTGTGTGGGGAGCTGGGCCAGGTCTTGCAGGAG GACTGCCCAGAAGTTGAGAAGGAGAGCAGAGTCCTGAGAATC TGCAACCACGTGGCTGGGATCTGCCACAACATCCTGAGCTGCAGTCCGGAGGAGCTGCTAGAGCAGAGGGCTGTGTTGGAGCAGGTGCAGCTGGACGATCCTTCG GGCCTGGAAATCCACACCACCAGCAACTGCCTACACTTTGTGTCCCATGTGAGTGCCCAG GTTCCTACTGACTCCCGACTGCAGATCCTGCCTGGAGATGAGGTTGTCCAGATCAACGAGCAGGTGGTG GTGGGCTGGTCCCATCCGAACGTGGTGAGAGAGCTGCTGCGGGAGTCGGTAGGAGTCAGCTTAGTGCTGAAGAAAATCCCGGTGCCAGAGACCCCCCCACAG ACGCCCCTGGACTCCCCACACCTGGAAAGCCAGTCACTGCCAGTGGCCCCGCTGTCTCCTAG GGTCCCATCTGAAGGTCTCTTTGCCTTTGACCTGCCTGCAGACCCAAGCCGTGGGCCCAGCCCTGCCTGGACCGATAGTTTCAAAGCCTCAGCAG AGTCTACCTCCGCCGACCCTGAGCCATTGCCCGTCTCCTCTGAACCCCCAGCCACATTCCCAGCAGAAATAGCAGAGCCTCTGGGGCCCTCGGAACAGGAACATCGAGACAAG AGTCCTGTCCTAGGCCGGAAGAAATCAAAAG GCGTGGCCACAAAGCTGAGTCGCCGGCGAGTATCCTGCCGGGAGCTGGGCCAGCCGGACTGCGATGGCTGGCTTCTGCTGCGCAAGGTCCCCGGCGGCTTCATGGGCCCACGCTGGCGGCGCTGCTGGTTTGTGCTCAAGGGACACATGTTGTATTGGTACCGTCAGTCCCAG GATGAAAAGGCTGAGGGCCTCATCAATGTCTCCAACTATAGTCTGGAAAGTGGACATGACCAGAAGAAAAAATA TGTGTTCCAGCTCACCCATGACGTGTACAAGCCCTTCGTCTTTGCTGCGGATACCCTGTCAGATCTGAGCAT GTGGGTACGCCATCTCATTACTTGCATTTCCAAGTACCAGTCTCCAGGCCGGGCTCCCTCAGCCCCGGAGGAAG ACTGCTACAGTGAGACAGAAGCAGAAGATCCCGACGATGAGGCGGGGTCCCGCTCCTCTTCG cccagcccagctcagaCTTGGAGTCCACTTCATGGCAACACATCGCCTGTGACCTCCCCCATGCAGCGGAGCCCAAGGACTTCCTTCAGCTCGCCAGCAG ACAACAGTGAGGTGGAACTGGAAGGTATGgtcagggggctgaggcagggaggAGTGTCCCTCCTGGGTCAGCTACAGCCCCTGACCCATGAGCAGTGGCGGAGCTCTTTCATGAGGCGCAATCGAGACCCCCACCTCAACGAGCGGGTGCACCGTGTGCGGGCGCTGCAGAGCACACTCAAG GCAAAGCTGCAGGAGCTTCAGGCCTTAGAGGAAGTGCTGGGTGATCCTGAGCTCACCGGAGAGAAGTTCCGCCGATGGAAAGAGCAGAACCAGGAGCTGTACACCTGGGGAGGGGTGCAGGCTGAGGgcagctccccagccctctcctctGACTCCAGGGGACAGTCCCCCCAGCCCCTGCCCTCTGATCCAGAGGAGTCCTCCCAACTCCCCTCTTTGACCCCAGAAAACAACCTCCAACCTCCTGACCTCTGA
- the Cnksr1 gene encoding connector enhancer of kinase suppressor of ras 1 isoform X2 produces the protein MEPVEAWTPGKVAAWLRGIDDSLQDYPFEDWRLPGKYLLQLCPRSLEALTVWPLGHQELILDALEQLRALSSNLQTENLQSLAKRLLEGTQAFQSLVQGRLRDCAETPADVLSAAVELVHKARALLSWLNRYLFSHLNDFSACQEIGVLCGELGQVLQEDCPEVEKESRVLRICNHVAGICHNILSCSPEELLEQRAVLEQVQLDDPSGLEIHTTSNCLHFVSHVSAQVPTDSRLQILPGDEVVQINEQVVTPLDSPHLESQSLPVAPLSPRVPSEGLFAFDLPADPSRGPSPAWTDSFKASAESTSADPEPLPVSSEPPATFPAEIAEPLGPSEQEHRDKSPVLGRKKSKGVATKLSRRRVSCRELGQPDCDGWLLLRKVPGGFMGPRWRRCWFVLKGHMLYWYRQSQDEKAEGLINVSNYSLESGHDQKKKYVFQLTHDVYKPFVFAADTLSDLSMWVRHLITCISKYQSPGRAPSAPEEDCYSETEAEDPDDEAGSRSSSPSPAQTWSPLHGNTSPVTSPMQRSPRTSFSSPADNSEVELEGMVRGLRQGGVSLLGQLQPLTHEQWRSSFMRRNRDPHLNERVHRVRALQSTLKAKLQELQALEEVLGDPELTGEKFRRWKEQNQELYTWGGVQAEGSSPALSSDSRGQSPQPLPSDPEESSQLPSLTPENNLQPPDL, from the exons ATGGAGCCGGTGGAGGCCTGGACCCCCGGGAAGGTGGCCGCTTGGCTGAGAG GCATTGATGATTCCCTGCAGGACTATCCCTTCGAGGACTGGAGGCTGCCTGGCAAGTACCTGTTGCAGCTCTGCCCCCGTAGCCTCGAGGCTCTGACCGTGTGGCCTCTGGGCCACCAGGAGCTCATCCTGGATGCGCTGGAACAGCTCCGGGCCCTG AGCTCCAACCTACAGACAGAGAACCTGCAGAGCCTGGCGAAGAGGCTGCTGGAAGGAACCCAGGCCTTCCAGAGCTTAGTGCAAGGCCGCCTGAGGGACTGTGCCGAGACCCCCGCCGATGTCCTCAGCGCTGCTGTGGAGCTAGTGCACAAGGCCCGGGCCCTCCTCTCCTGGCTCAACAG GTACCTCTTCTCCCACTTAAACGACTTCTCTGCCTGCCAGGAGATCGGGGTATTGTGTGGGGAGCTGGGCCAGGTCTTGCAGGAG GACTGCCCAGAAGTTGAGAAGGAGAGCAGAGTCCTGAGAATC TGCAACCACGTGGCTGGGATCTGCCACAACATCCTGAGCTGCAGTCCGGAGGAGCTGCTAGAGCAGAGGGCTGTGTTGGAGCAGGTGCAGCTGGACGATCCTTCG GGCCTGGAAATCCACACCACCAGCAACTGCCTACACTTTGTGTCCCATGTGAGTGCCCAG GTTCCTACTGACTCCCGACTGCAGATCCTGCCTGGAGATGAGGTTGTCCAGATCAACGAGCAGGTGGTG ACGCCCCTGGACTCCCCACACCTGGAAAGCCAGTCACTGCCAGTGGCCCCGCTGTCTCCTAG GGTCCCATCTGAAGGTCTCTTTGCCTTTGACCTGCCTGCAGACCCAAGCCGTGGGCCCAGCCCTGCCTGGACCGATAGTTTCAAAGCCTCAGCAG AGTCTACCTCCGCCGACCCTGAGCCATTGCCCGTCTCCTCTGAACCCCCAGCCACATTCCCAGCAGAAATAGCAGAGCCTCTGGGGCCCTCGGAACAGGAACATCGAGACAAG AGTCCTGTCCTAGGCCGGAAGAAATCAAAAG GCGTGGCCACAAAGCTGAGTCGCCGGCGAGTATCCTGCCGGGAGCTGGGCCAGCCGGACTGCGATGGCTGGCTTCTGCTGCGCAAGGTCCCCGGCGGCTTCATGGGCCCACGCTGGCGGCGCTGCTGGTTTGTGCTCAAGGGACACATGTTGTATTGGTACCGTCAGTCCCAG GATGAAAAGGCTGAGGGCCTCATCAATGTCTCCAACTATAGTCTGGAAAGTGGACATGACCAGAAGAAAAAATA TGTGTTCCAGCTCACCCATGACGTGTACAAGCCCTTCGTCTTTGCTGCGGATACCCTGTCAGATCTGAGCAT GTGGGTACGCCATCTCATTACTTGCATTTCCAAGTACCAGTCTCCAGGCCGGGCTCCCTCAGCCCCGGAGGAAG ACTGCTACAGTGAGACAGAAGCAGAAGATCCCGACGATGAGGCGGGGTCCCGCTCCTCTTCG cccagcccagctcagaCTTGGAGTCCACTTCATGGCAACACATCGCCTGTGACCTCCCCCATGCAGCGGAGCCCAAGGACTTCCTTCAGCTCGCCAGCAG ACAACAGTGAGGTGGAACTGGAAGGTATGgtcagggggctgaggcagggaggAGTGTCCCTCCTGGGTCAGCTACAGCCCCTGACCCATGAGCAGTGGCGGAGCTCTTTCATGAGGCGCAATCGAGACCCCCACCTCAACGAGCGGGTGCACCGTGTGCGGGCGCTGCAGAGCACACTCAAG GCAAAGCTGCAGGAGCTTCAGGCCTTAGAGGAAGTGCTGGGTGATCCTGAGCTCACCGGAGAGAAGTTCCGCCGATGGAAAGAGCAGAACCAGGAGCTGTACACCTGGGGAGGGGTGCAGGCTGAGGgcagctccccagccctctcctctGACTCCAGGGGACAGTCCCCCCAGCCCCTGCCCTCTGATCCAGAGGAGTCCTCCCAACTCCCCTCTTTGACCCCAGAAAACAACCTCCAACCTCCTGACCTCTGA